The Streptomyces sp. NBC_01775 genome includes a region encoding these proteins:
- a CDS encoding dihydrodipicolinate synthase family protein yields MPTLPESAPSASPSASPSGPLVSGGVIPPLCTPLTADRELDTASLERLCAFLLDAGVDGLFVNGSTGELAYHTDEVRLAALRVVRSVAGGSVPVLAGAVDMTTNRVVDQARAARAAGADGVVATVPFYSPTHPGEMADHFRAVGHAVDLPLWAYDIPSNVQRKLPPHVVAELAAEGVLAGLKDSSGDVEGLRTLLELTEANGARGSGFTVLTGSETMADTALALGADGIVPGLGNVDPHGFLALHRAARRGDLKEAAAEQERLRGLFGMIRVGDPDRIGEYSSAIGAFKEALHQRGVIASSATPVPMRPLSGAERERVARFLAQAGLGPV; encoded by the coding sequence ATGCCCACCCTCCCCGAGTCCGCCCCGTCCGCGTCTCCCTCCGCGTCCCCTTCCGGACCCCTGGTGTCCGGCGGCGTCATCCCGCCGCTGTGCACCCCCCTCACCGCGGACCGCGAGCTGGACACGGCGTCGCTTGAACGCCTGTGCGCCTTCCTGCTGGACGCCGGCGTCGACGGCCTCTTCGTCAACGGCTCCACCGGCGAACTCGCCTACCACACCGACGAGGTACGGCTGGCGGCGCTGCGCGTCGTACGCTCCGTCGCCGGCGGCTCCGTGCCGGTCCTCGCCGGGGCCGTGGACATGACCACCAACCGTGTTGTCGATCAGGCGCGCGCGGCGCGCGCGGCGGGGGCCGACGGCGTCGTGGCGACCGTGCCCTTCTACTCGCCCACACACCCGGGCGAGATGGCCGACCACTTCCGCGCGGTGGGCCACGCGGTGGATCTGCCGCTGTGGGCGTACGACATCCCCAGCAACGTCCAGCGCAAGCTGCCGCCCCACGTCGTGGCCGAACTCGCCGCCGAGGGCGTGCTCGCCGGGCTCAAGGACAGCAGCGGCGACGTGGAAGGGCTGCGCACCCTGCTGGAGCTGACCGAGGCGAACGGCGCGCGCGGCAGCGGCTTCACCGTCCTCACCGGCTCCGAGACGATGGCCGACACCGCGCTCGCGCTCGGTGCCGACGGCATCGTCCCCGGCCTGGGCAACGTCGACCCGCACGGCTTCCTCGCCCTCCACCGCGCCGCGCGGCGCGGCGACCTCAAGGAGGCCGCGGCCGAACAGGAGCGGCTGCGCGGCCTGTTCGGCATGATCCGGGTGGGCGACCCGGACAGGATCGGCGAGTACTCCTCCGCGATCGGGGCCTTCAAGGAGGCGCTCCACCAGCGCGGAGTGATCGCCTCATCCGCCACGCCGGTCCCGATGCG
- a CDS encoding MFS transporter → MAMLTRRDWKALFAAWLGYLMDGFDFVLITLVLTEVADDFDLSMVTAATLVSAAFISRWFGGLAIGAVGDRFGRKPAMILSIVLYSVGSLACGLSWGYWTMFAARLLLGLGMAGEYSASATYVIESWPARARNRASALLISGYAVGSIIAGQLYRFVVPAWGWRAMFFLGVIPIALALWMRRGLKESDDWQRATGGRSGAARAAEGGVEGEAKGGVEPRRDFITILYRGRYAVLNLAATVVVAASLFLLFTERAGGFVWPLVALTAAGFVLFTAQFAGRRTPMMVTLMVTVFCAFLYSWPIQALLPTYLKADLHFSPGTVSDVLFFAGFGNVLGCVLVGFLGDRWGTQRTYVLSLCVSVVFVLPVFAMDSGQTVWLALLLFFQQMFAQGISGLLPKLIGGYFPTSERAAGLGFTYNVGSLGGAVAPVLGASLAGGHSLGPSLAWLTFALTFVVIILIAVNAPLRVQRLTGDREAAPEGDLTEQPTARTGEASAAGPSSGAAGAGSPRTPPSTTRRN, encoded by the coding sequence ATGGCGATGCTGACGAGACGGGACTGGAAGGCGCTGTTCGCCGCCTGGCTCGGATATCTGATGGACGGGTTCGACTTCGTCCTGATCACTTTGGTGCTGACCGAGGTCGCCGACGACTTCGACCTGTCGATGGTGACGGCCGCGACGCTGGTCTCGGCCGCGTTCATCTCGCGCTGGTTCGGCGGGCTGGCCATCGGCGCGGTGGGCGACCGCTTCGGCCGCAAGCCCGCGATGATCCTCAGCATCGTGCTCTACTCGGTCGGCTCGCTGGCCTGCGGACTGTCCTGGGGATACTGGACGATGTTCGCCGCCCGGCTGCTGCTGGGCCTGGGCATGGCGGGGGAGTACTCCGCCAGCGCCACCTATGTGATCGAGAGCTGGCCCGCCAGGGCGCGCAACCGCGCCAGCGCCCTGCTCATCTCCGGCTATGCGGTGGGCTCCATCATCGCCGGCCAGCTGTACCGGTTCGTGGTGCCCGCCTGGGGCTGGCGGGCGATGTTCTTCCTCGGCGTCATCCCGATCGCGCTGGCGCTGTGGATGCGGCGCGGGCTCAAGGAGTCCGACGACTGGCAGCGCGCGACCGGCGGGCGGAGCGGTGCGGCGCGCGCTGCGGAGGGCGGGGTGGAGGGGGAAGCGAAGGGCGGCGTGGAGCCCCGGCGGGACTTCATCACCATCCTCTACCGGGGCCGTTACGCCGTGCTCAACCTGGCCGCTACCGTCGTCGTGGCCGCGAGCTTGTTCCTGCTGTTCACCGAGCGCGCCGGAGGCTTCGTCTGGCCGCTGGTGGCGCTGACGGCGGCCGGATTCGTGCTGTTCACCGCGCAGTTCGCGGGGCGGCGTACGCCGATGATGGTGACGCTCATGGTCACGGTCTTCTGCGCCTTCCTCTACTCCTGGCCCATCCAGGCGCTGTTGCCCACCTATCTCAAGGCGGACCTGCACTTCTCGCCCGGCACGGTGAGCGACGTGCTGTTCTTCGCCGGGTTCGGCAACGTCCTGGGCTGCGTCCTGGTCGGCTTCCTCGGCGACCGCTGGGGCACCCAGCGCACCTACGTGCTCTCCCTGTGCGTCTCCGTCGTCTTCGTCCTGCCGGTCTTCGCCATGGACAGCGGCCAGACCGTGTGGCTCGCGCTGCTGCTGTTCTTCCAGCAGATGTTCGCGCAGGGCATCTCCGGGCTGCTGCCCAAGCTCATCGGCGGCTACTTCCCGACCTCCGAGCGCGCGGCCGGTCTCGGCTTCACCTACAACGTCGGCTCGCTCGGCGGTGCCGTGGCACCGGTCCTGGGCGCCTCGCTGGCCGGCGGGCACAGCCTCGGGCCCTCGCTGGCGTGGCTGACGTTCGCGCTCACCTTCGTGGTCATCATCCTGATCGCCGTCAACGCCCCGCTGCGCGTCCAGCGGCTGACCGGGGACCGCGAGGCCGCTCCCGAGGGTGACCTGACCGAACAGCCGACGGCCCGTACGGGCGAAGCGTCCGCCGCCGGTCCCTCTTCCGGTGCCGCCGGAGCCGGTTCGCCCCGTACCCCACCCAGCACCACTAGGAGAAACTGA
- a CDS encoding FadR/GntR family transcriptional regulator has translation MAPGIREQLEDRITELIFELDLAPGAAMPPEAQLIERLGAGRNSVREALRALHTRGIVDIRHGYGTFVGSAPLATMAPGLLYRTRQSVRTDPGALRDLVAVRRAIESGLITDVVEQADEELFDRLDTEIKAMSDPKEHDTADADRHFHLMLFEPLGNNLATQLIELFWDAFQRVRADLGPDSDPGDIAHWHGDIVTALRARDADAARRAVIDHFDDVESRIAALPRPGDDAPAAD, from the coding sequence GTGGCACCAGGGATCCGCGAGCAGCTTGAGGACCGCATCACCGAGCTGATCTTCGAGCTGGACCTCGCGCCGGGTGCGGCGATGCCCCCCGAGGCACAGCTGATCGAGCGCCTGGGCGCGGGCCGCAACAGCGTCCGCGAGGCCCTGCGCGCCCTGCACACCCGCGGCATCGTGGACATCCGCCACGGCTACGGCACCTTCGTCGGCAGCGCCCCCCTGGCCACGATGGCGCCCGGCCTCCTCTACCGCACCCGCCAGTCCGTACGGACGGACCCCGGCGCCCTCCGCGACCTGGTGGCCGTGCGCCGCGCGATCGAGTCCGGGCTCATCACCGATGTGGTGGAGCAGGCCGACGAGGAGCTCTTCGACCGCCTCGACACCGAGATCAAGGCCATGTCCGACCCGAAGGAGCACGACACCGCCGACGCGGACCGGCACTTCCATCTCATGCTCTTCGAGCCGCTGGGCAACAACCTGGCCACCCAGCTGATCGAGCTGTTCTGGGACGCCTTCCAGCGCGTACGCGCCGATCTGGGACCCGACAGCGACCCGGGCGACATCGCGCACTGGCACGGCGACATCGTCACCGCGCTCCGCGCCCGCGACGCGGACGCGGCCCGCCGCGCCGTCATCGACCACTTCGACGACGTGGAGTCCCGTATCGCCGCGCTCCCCCGCCCCGGCGACGACGCTCCGGCAGCCGACTGA
- a CDS encoding MFS transporter, which produces MAGTTLPTPLYGLYRQEIGFSELMVTVVFAVYAVGVIIALLVAGDFSDVLGRRPVLFVALGLSAASAVCFLLEGGLPLLFAGRLLSGFAAGLFSGAATAAVLELAPRGGGFAATAANMGGLGCGPLLAGILAQFAPSPLKLPFLVHLALLAVACALTLALPETVRRASPRPPLRPRGMEVPREVRPVFVPAALACFTGFAVFGLFTAVSPGFMAETLHIDDLAASGAIVFSVFCASLGGQLLMGKAGVVLALPLGCLGLVAGMAQVGLSLLLTSLPLLVTGAVTGGIGQGLAFRSAMSAVSRRAPGNHRGGTISALFVVAYLGISLPVVGVGALSTALGLRGAGLVFSVCVIVLAAGVGAHLWRTRDADAAALRERA; this is translated from the coding sequence ATGGCGGGCACCACCTTGCCCACCCCGCTCTACGGTCTCTACCGCCAGGAGATCGGCTTCTCCGAGCTGATGGTGACGGTCGTCTTCGCCGTCTACGCCGTAGGCGTCATCATCGCCCTCCTGGTCGCGGGGGACTTCTCCGACGTGCTGGGACGGCGCCCGGTGCTGTTCGTCGCACTGGGGCTCTCGGCCGCCAGCGCCGTCTGTTTCCTCCTGGAGGGCGGGCTGCCGCTGCTGTTCGCCGGGCGGCTGCTGTCCGGCTTCGCCGCCGGGCTCTTCAGCGGAGCCGCCACGGCGGCGGTATTGGAACTCGCCCCGCGCGGCGGGGGGTTCGCCGCCACCGCCGCCAACATGGGTGGCCTCGGCTGCGGCCCGCTGCTGGCGGGGATCCTCGCGCAGTTCGCGCCCTCGCCGCTGAAGCTGCCCTTCCTGGTGCACCTGGCGCTGCTGGCCGTGGCCTGCGCGTTGACCCTCGCACTGCCGGAGACCGTACGCCGCGCCTCGCCCCGGCCGCCGCTGCGCCCGCGCGGCATGGAAGTGCCGCGTGAGGTGCGGCCGGTGTTCGTCCCGGCGGCGCTGGCCTGCTTCACGGGCTTCGCCGTCTTCGGCCTGTTCACCGCCGTCTCACCCGGCTTCATGGCCGAGACGCTGCACATCGACGACCTGGCCGCGTCCGGTGCCATCGTCTTCTCGGTCTTCTGCGCCTCGCTGGGCGGGCAGTTGCTGATGGGCAAGGCGGGCGTCGTCCTGGCGCTGCCGCTGGGCTGCCTCGGTCTGGTGGCGGGCATGGCGCAGGTCGGGCTCTCGCTGTTGCTCACCTCGTTGCCGCTGCTGGTGACCGGGGCCGTGACGGGCGGCATCGGGCAGGGGCTCGCCTTTCGCTCGGCCATGTCGGCGGTCAGCCGGCGCGCGCCCGGGAACCACAGGGGCGGCACCATCTCGGCGCTCTTCGTCGTCGCCTATCTCGGCATCTCGCTGCCGGTCGTCGGCGTCGGCGCGCTGAGCACGGCCTTGGGGCTGCGCGGCGCGGGGCTGGTCTTCTCGGTCTGCGTGATCGTGCTGGCCGCCGGGGTCGGAGCCCACCTGTGGCGCACCCGGGATGCGGACGCGGCAGCACTGCGCGAGCGCGCGTGA
- a CDS encoding DUF4232 domain-containing protein: protein MSVVREQRPYMARTTGWSEDAGSARRRIDRSAGLAAAVSVGLAAVLLTGCGKEEGASGPKKLAGGAAPAPGDSSKDRSKKASASPSSSRSPGADAEDGKGSPDGSGNNDAGTSGAGGGSGSEGGSGPGAGNAGPCKTSQLAFSTSNGMAEGTLVVNLKNTGTATCTLKGFPGADLKGEGGSLPAARRNAAAPMVSVDSGEATHFTLNYPANDSGGSGVNMTSLVVTPPNETHSQTLPVSINLPVSDSAGPGIAVGPVGAGQ from the coding sequence ATGTCGGTAGTGAGAGAACAGCGGCCGTACATGGCGCGGACAACCGGATGGTCCGAAGATGCCGGGTCCGCCCGACGGCGCATTGACAGGAGCGCGGGCCTCGCAGCGGCCGTCTCGGTGGGGCTGGCAGCAGTCCTGCTGACTGGATGCGGCAAGGAGGAGGGGGCGTCCGGGCCCAAGAAGCTGGCAGGGGGAGCGGCACCCGCGCCCGGTGACTCCTCCAAGGACAGGTCGAAGAAGGCGAGTGCCTCCCCCTCGTCGTCGCGATCCCCGGGCGCTGATGCCGAGGACGGCAAGGGGTCGCCTGATGGCTCGGGGAACAACGACGCGGGTACCTCCGGGGCGGGGGGAGGCTCCGGGTCGGAGGGGGGCTCCGGGCCGGGAGCGGGCAACGCCGGCCCCTGCAAGACCTCTCAGCTCGCATTCAGCACCTCGAACGGCATGGCCGAGGGCACGCTCGTGGTGAACCTCAAGAACACCGGCACCGCTACCTGCACCCTCAAGGGCTTCCCCGGGGCCGACCTCAAGGGCGAGGGGGGCTCCCTCCCCGCCGCCCGCAGGAACGCCGCGGCTCCGATGGTCAGCGTCGATTCCGGCGAGGCCACCCACTTCACCCTCAACTATCCGGCGAACGACTCCGGTGGCAGCGGTGTGAACATGACCAGTCTCGTGGTCACCCCGCCCAACGAGACCCACTCGCAGACCCTGCCGGTCAGTATCAACCTGCCCGTCTCCGACAGCGCCGGCCCCGGGATCGCGGTCGGCCCCGTCGGTGCCGGCCAGTGA
- a CDS encoding baeRF3 domain-containing protein, with protein sequence MSERVRAEIVGQLEQAEDEVDLVYTLDTLVLFAAQGEHQFWHLPRSSPVERIVISDTFLTRNLVAAKAQNRPYWVLTFSEDRARLWSGSGEQLVEERREGFPIEQDKNLPERERVPRTGDFPTGYRDEAALQHLRAVDADLAKLLEHEPRPLIIAGLSQGLSALEDVGTHTARSALAAVPKGGLTEARASVVFDAIAPARAELLKARTDGALERLGQARSRKEFAAGLDEVWQAAQEGRLALLVVEEPFRQKVRLTGGHLAPLPDEPEETGGPGAAGEAVGVADAGEVRDDIVDETVESALSTEAEVVFVPDGTLEEHGRIAGVVRYAWSGA encoded by the coding sequence GTGTCCGAGCGGGTGCGCGCCGAGATCGTCGGGCAGCTGGAGCAGGCCGAGGACGAGGTCGACCTGGTGTACACGCTGGACACCCTCGTGCTGTTCGCCGCCCAGGGGGAGCACCAGTTCTGGCACCTGCCCCGGTCCTCCCCGGTGGAGCGCATCGTCATCAGCGACACCTTCCTCACCCGCAACCTCGTCGCCGCCAAGGCCCAGAACAGGCCGTATTGGGTGCTGACCTTCTCCGAGGACCGGGCCAGGCTGTGGAGCGGCTCGGGGGAACAACTGGTCGAGGAGCGGCGCGAGGGCTTCCCCATCGAGCAGGACAAGAACCTGCCCGAGCGCGAACGCGTCCCGCGCACCGGAGACTTCCCGACCGGATACCGCGACGAGGCGGCCCTCCAGCACCTGCGCGCCGTGGACGCGGACCTGGCCAAGCTGCTGGAGCACGAGCCCAGGCCGCTGATCATCGCCGGGCTGTCGCAGGGGCTGAGCGCGCTGGAGGACGTCGGCACCCACACGGCGCGCTCCGCGCTCGCCGCCGTGCCCAAGGGCGGCCTGACCGAGGCGCGGGCCTCCGTCGTCTTCGACGCGATCGCGCCCGCGCGCGCCGAACTCCTCAAGGCGCGCACCGACGGCGCCCTCGAACGCCTCGGACAGGCGCGCAGCCGCAAGGAGTTCGCGGCCGGGCTCGACGAAGTGTGGCAGGCGGCTCAGGAGGGCCGGCTGGCGCTGCTGGTGGTCGAGGAACCGTTCCGCCAGAAGGTGCGGCTGACCGGCGGCCACCTGGCGCCGTTGCCCGACGAGCCCGAGGAGACCGGGGGACCCGGGGCGGCCGGGGAGGCGGTGGGTGTCGCCGACGCGGGCGAGGTGCGCGACGACATCGTGGACGAGACGGTGGAGTCCGCGCTGTCCACCGAGGCGGAGGTGGTCTTCGTGCCCGACGGCACACTCGAGGAGCACGGCAGGATCGCGGGCGTCGTCCGTTACGCCTGGTCCGGGGCCTAG
- a CDS encoding NAD(P)-dependent oxidoreductase → MAKIAVFGANGHIGSRVVREALDRGHETIAVVRDPAKFVAEEHGKLTVTVGDALSPESVAALAKGADIVVSAVGGGDGPGHLATIRPAAESLVAGLRSLGGGEAPLLIFVGGAGSLRTPGGKQVWDTVGLPEAVLQIMHAHGDALDFLRTVDDVRWTNLSPAATIEAGARTGTYRVGKDDLVVDEDGNSRISMEDYAVALLDEAEHPRHVGERFTVAD, encoded by the coding sequence ATGGCGAAGATCGCCGTATTCGGAGCCAACGGCCACATCGGCAGCAGGGTCGTCCGCGAGGCGCTGGACCGGGGCCATGAGACCATCGCCGTCGTGCGCGATCCGGCCAAGTTCGTCGCCGAGGAGCACGGCAAGCTCACCGTCACCGTCGGTGACGCGCTCTCGCCCGAGTCGGTGGCCGCCTTGGCCAAGGGCGCGGACATCGTCGTCAGCGCTGTCGGCGGCGGTGACGGGCCCGGTCACCTTGCCACCATCCGGCCGGCGGCCGAGTCCCTGGTCGCCGGGCTGCGCTCGCTCGGGGGCGGCGAGGCCCCGCTGCTGATCTTCGTCGGCGGTGCCGGCTCACTGCGTACGCCCGGCGGCAAGCAGGTCTGGGACACGGTCGGGCTCCCGGAGGCGGTGCTTCAGATCATGCACGCGCATGGCGACGCCCTCGACTTCCTGCGCACCGTCGACGACGTGCGCTGGACCAACCTCAGCCCCGCCGCCACCATCGAGGCCGGTGCCCGCACCGGGACGTACCGGGTCGGCAAGGACGACCTCGTGGTGGACGAGGACGGCAACAGCCGTATCTCGATGGAGGATTACGCCGTCGCGCTGCTCGACGAGGCCGAGCACCCCCGGCATGTCGGGGAGCGCTTCACGGTTGCTGACTGA